From one Acinonyx jubatus isolate Ajub_Pintada_27869175 chromosome B1, VMU_Ajub_asm_v1.0, whole genome shotgun sequence genomic stretch:
- the RBM46 gene encoding probable RNA-binding protein 46 isoform X6, whose product MNEENIDGINGCSKVRTGTQNEAALLALMEKTGYNMVQENGQRKFGGPPPGWEGPPPPRGCEVFVGKIPRDMYEDELVPVFERAGKIYEFRLMMEFSGENRGYAFVMYTTKEEAQLAIRILNNYEIRPGKFIGVCVSLDNCRLFIGAIPKEKKKEEILDEMKKVTEGVVDVIVYPSATDKTKNRGFAFVEYESHRAAAMARRKLIPGTFQLWGHTIQVDWADPEKEVDEETMQRVKVLYVRNLMISTTEETIKAEFNKFKPGAVERVKKLRDYAFVHFFNREDAVAAMSVMNGKCIDGASIEVTLAKPVNKESTWRQHLNGQISPNSENLIVFANKEESHPKTLGKPPTLPARLNGQHSPSPPEIERCTYPFFPGTKLTPISMYSLKSNHFNSAVMHLDYYCNKNNWAPPEYYLYSTTSQDGKVLLVYKIVIPAIANGSQSYFMPDKLCTTLEDAKELAAQFTLLHLGDPDD is encoded by the exons atgaatgaagaaaacatagatggAATAAATGGATGCAGTAAAGTCAGAACTGGTACTCAGAATGAAGCAGCATTACTTGCTTTGATGGAAAAGACTGGTTACAACATGGTtcaagaaaatgggcaaaggaaattTGGTGGTCCTCCTCCAG gtTGGGAAGGTCCACCTCCACCTAGAGGCTGTGAAGTTTTTGTAGGAAAAATACCTCGTGATATGTATGAAGATGAGTTAGTTCCTGTATTTGAAAGAGCTGGAAAGATATATGAATTTCGACTTATGATGGAATTTAGTGGTGAAAATCGCGGTTATGCTTTTGTGATGTACACTACAAAAGAAGAAGCCCAATTAGCCATCAGAATTCTTAATAATTATGAGATTCGACCAGGGAAGTTTATTGGTGTGTGTGTAAGTTTGGATAATTGCAGGCTATTTATTGGAGCTATTcctaaggaaaagaagaaagaagaaattttggatgaaatgaagaaagttaCAGAAGGAGTTGTAGATGTCATTGTTTATCCAAGTGCAACTGATAAGACCAAAAATCGTGGTTTTGCATTTGTTGAATATGAATCTCACAGAGCTGCTGCTATGGCTAGGAGAAAACTAATTCCAG GTACATTCCAACTATGGGGCCATACCATTCAGGTAGATTGGGCTGACCCAGAGAAAGAGGTTGACGAGGAAACAATGCAGAGAGTTAAAGTTCTCTATGTAAGAAATTTAATGATCTCAACTACAGAGGAAACAATTAAAGCAGAATTCAACAAATTCAAACCTGGTGCAGTTGAACGAGTAAAGAAACTTAGAGATTAtgcttttgttcactttttcaaCCGAGAAGATGCAGTGGCTGCTATGTCTGTTATGAATGGAAAATGCATTGATGGAGCAAGTATTGAGGTAACACTGGCAAAACCAGTAAATAAAGAAAGCACTTGGAGACAGCACCTTAATGGCCAGATTAGCCCTAATTCTGAAAACCTGATTGTGTTTGCTAACAAAGAAGAGAGCCACCCAAAAACTCTAGGCAAGCCACCAACTCTTCCAGCTCGTCTCAATGGTCAGCATAGCCCAAGTCCTCCTGAAATTGAAAGATGCACTTATCCATTTTTTCCTGGAACAAAGCTTACTCCAATtagtatgtattctttaaaatcCAATCATTTCAATTCTGCAGTAATGCATTTGGATTATTACTGCAACAAAAATAACTGGGCACCAccagaatattatttatattcaacAACAAGTCAAGATGGGAAAGTACTCTTGGTATATAAAATTGTTATTCCTGCTATTGCAAATGGATCCCAGAGTTATTTTATGCCTGACAAACTCTGTACTACCTTAGAAGATGCAAAGGAACTGGCAGCCCAGTTTACGCTACTTCATTTGG GAGATCCTGATGATTAG
- the RBM46 gene encoding probable RNA-binding protein 46 isoform X4 — protein MNEENIDGINGCSKVRTGTQNEAALLALMEKTGYNMVQENGQRKFGGPPPGWEGPPPPRGCEVFVGKIPRDMYEDELVPVFERAGKIYEFRLMMEFSGENRGYAFVMYTTKEEAQLAIRILNNYEIRPGKFIGVCVSLDNCRLFIGAIPKEKKKEEILDEMKKVTEGVVDVIVYPSATDKTKNRGFAFVEYESHRAAAMARRKLIPGTFQLWGHTIQVDWADPEKEVDEETMQRVKVLYVRNLMISTTEETIKAEFNKFKPGAVERVKKLRDYAFVHFFNREDAVAAMSVMNGKCIDGASIEVTLAKPVNKESTWRQHLNGQISPNSENLIVFANKEESHPKTLGKPPTLPARLNGQHSPSPPEIERCTYPFFPGTKLTPISMYSLKSNHFNSAVMHLDYYCNKNNWAPPEYYLYSTTSQDGKVLLVYKIVIPAIANGSQSYFMPDKLCTTLEDAKELAAQFTLLHLDREHSLFSLDLYRRIWRK, from the exons atgaatgaagaaaacatagatggAATAAATGGATGCAGTAAAGTCAGAACTGGTACTCAGAATGAAGCAGCATTACTTGCTTTGATGGAAAAGACTGGTTACAACATGGTtcaagaaaatgggcaaaggaaattTGGTGGTCCTCCTCCAG gtTGGGAAGGTCCACCTCCACCTAGAGGCTGTGAAGTTTTTGTAGGAAAAATACCTCGTGATATGTATGAAGATGAGTTAGTTCCTGTATTTGAAAGAGCTGGAAAGATATATGAATTTCGACTTATGATGGAATTTAGTGGTGAAAATCGCGGTTATGCTTTTGTGATGTACACTACAAAAGAAGAAGCCCAATTAGCCATCAGAATTCTTAATAATTATGAGATTCGACCAGGGAAGTTTATTGGTGTGTGTGTAAGTTTGGATAATTGCAGGCTATTTATTGGAGCTATTcctaaggaaaagaagaaagaagaaattttggatgaaatgaagaaagttaCAGAAGGAGTTGTAGATGTCATTGTTTATCCAAGTGCAACTGATAAGACCAAAAATCGTGGTTTTGCATTTGTTGAATATGAATCTCACAGAGCTGCTGCTATGGCTAGGAGAAAACTAATTCCAG GTACATTCCAACTATGGGGCCATACCATTCAGGTAGATTGGGCTGACCCAGAGAAAGAGGTTGACGAGGAAACAATGCAGAGAGTTAAAGTTCTCTATGTAAGAAATTTAATGATCTCAACTACAGAGGAAACAATTAAAGCAGAATTCAACAAATTCAAACCTGGTGCAGTTGAACGAGTAAAGAAACTTAGAGATTAtgcttttgttcactttttcaaCCGAGAAGATGCAGTGGCTGCTATGTCTGTTATGAATGGAAAATGCATTGATGGAGCAAGTATTGAGGTAACACTGGCAAAACCAGTAAATAAAGAAAGCACTTGGAGACAGCACCTTAATGGCCAGATTAGCCCTAATTCTGAAAACCTGATTGTGTTTGCTAACAAAGAAGAGAGCCACCCAAAAACTCTAGGCAAGCCACCAACTCTTCCAGCTCGTCTCAATGGTCAGCATAGCCCAAGTCCTCCTGAAATTGAAAGATGCACTTATCCATTTTTTCCTGGAACAAAGCTTACTCCAATtagtatgtattctttaaaatcCAATCATTTCAATTCTGCAGTAATGCATTTGGATTATTACTGCAACAAAAATAACTGGGCACCAccagaatattatttatattcaacAACAAGTCAAGATGGGAAAGTACTCTTGGTATATAAAATTGTTATTCCTGCTATTGCAAATGGATCCCAGAGTTATTTTATGCCTGACAAACTCTGTACTACCTTAGAAGATGCAAAGGAACTGGCAGCCCAGTTTACGCTACTTCATTTGG
- the RBM46 gene encoding probable RNA-binding protein 46 isoform X5, whose translation MNEENIDGINGCSKVRTGTQNEAALLALMEKTGYNMVQENGQRKFGGPPPGWEGPPPPRGCEVFVGKIPRDMYEDELVPVFERAGKIYEFRLMMEFSGENRGYAFVMYTTKEEAQLAIRILNNYEIRPGKFIGVCVSLDNCRLFIGAIPKEKKKEEILDEMKKVTEGVVDVIVYPSATDKTKNRGFAFVEYESHRAAAMARRKLIPGTFQLWGHTIQVDWADPEKEVDEETMQRVKVLYVRNLMISTTEETIKAEFNKFKPGAVERVKKLRDYAFVHFFNREDAVAAMSVMNGKCIDGASIEVTLAKPVNKESTWRQHLNGQISPNSENLIVFANKEESHPKTLGKPPTLPARLNGQHSPSPPEIERCTYPFFPGTKLTPISMYSLKSNHFNSAVMHLDYYCNKNNWAPPEYYLYSTTSQDGKVLLVYKIVIPAIANGSQSYFMPDKLCTTLEDAKELAAQFTLLHLEPLVQH comes from the exons atgaatgaagaaaacatagatggAATAAATGGATGCAGTAAAGTCAGAACTGGTACTCAGAATGAAGCAGCATTACTTGCTTTGATGGAAAAGACTGGTTACAACATGGTtcaagaaaatgggcaaaggaaattTGGTGGTCCTCCTCCAG gtTGGGAAGGTCCACCTCCACCTAGAGGCTGTGAAGTTTTTGTAGGAAAAATACCTCGTGATATGTATGAAGATGAGTTAGTTCCTGTATTTGAAAGAGCTGGAAAGATATATGAATTTCGACTTATGATGGAATTTAGTGGTGAAAATCGCGGTTATGCTTTTGTGATGTACACTACAAAAGAAGAAGCCCAATTAGCCATCAGAATTCTTAATAATTATGAGATTCGACCAGGGAAGTTTATTGGTGTGTGTGTAAGTTTGGATAATTGCAGGCTATTTATTGGAGCTATTcctaaggaaaagaagaaagaagaaattttggatgaaatgaagaaagttaCAGAAGGAGTTGTAGATGTCATTGTTTATCCAAGTGCAACTGATAAGACCAAAAATCGTGGTTTTGCATTTGTTGAATATGAATCTCACAGAGCTGCTGCTATGGCTAGGAGAAAACTAATTCCAG GTACATTCCAACTATGGGGCCATACCATTCAGGTAGATTGGGCTGACCCAGAGAAAGAGGTTGACGAGGAAACAATGCAGAGAGTTAAAGTTCTCTATGTAAGAAATTTAATGATCTCAACTACAGAGGAAACAATTAAAGCAGAATTCAACAAATTCAAACCTGGTGCAGTTGAACGAGTAAAGAAACTTAGAGATTAtgcttttgttcactttttcaaCCGAGAAGATGCAGTGGCTGCTATGTCTGTTATGAATGGAAAATGCATTGATGGAGCAAGTATTGAGGTAACACTGGCAAAACCAGTAAATAAAGAAAGCACTTGGAGACAGCACCTTAATGGCCAGATTAGCCCTAATTCTGAAAACCTGATTGTGTTTGCTAACAAAGAAGAGAGCCACCCAAAAACTCTAGGCAAGCCACCAACTCTTCCAGCTCGTCTCAATGGTCAGCATAGCCCAAGTCCTCCTGAAATTGAAAGATGCACTTATCCATTTTTTCCTGGAACAAAGCTTACTCCAATtagtatgtattctttaaaatcCAATCATTTCAATTCTGCAGTAATGCATTTGGATTATTACTGCAACAAAAATAACTGGGCACCAccagaatattatttatattcaacAACAAGTCAAGATGGGAAAGTACTCTTGGTATATAAAATTGTTATTCCTGCTATTGCAAATGGATCCCAGAGTTATTTTATGCCTGACAAACTCTGTACTACCTTAGAAGATGCAAAGGAACTGGCAGCCCAGTTTACGCTACTTCATTTGG
- the RBM46 gene encoding probable RNA-binding protein 46 isoform X7: MNEENIDGINGCSKVRTGTQNEAALLALMEKTGYNMVQENGQRKFGGPPPGWEGPPPPRGCEVFVGKIPRDMYEDELVPVFERAGKIYEFRLMMEFSGENRGYAFVMYTTKEEAQLAIRILNNYEIRPGKFIGVCVSLDNCRLFIGAIPKEKKKEEILDEMKKVTEGVVDVIVYPSATDKTKNRGFAFVEYESHRAAAMARRKLIPGTFQLWGHTIQVDWADPEKEVDEETMQRVKVLYVRNLMISTTEETIKAEFNKFKPGAVERVKKLRDYAFVHFFNREDAVAAMSVMNGKCIDGASIEVTLAKPVNKESTWRQHLNGQISPNSENLIVFANKEESHPKTLGKPPTLPARLNGQHSPSPPEIERCTYPFFPGTKLTPISMYSLKSNHFNSAVMHLDYYCNKNNWAPPEYYLYSTTSQDGKVLLVYKIVIPAIANGSQSYFMPDKLCTTLEDAKELAAQFTLLHLGPY; encoded by the exons atgaatgaagaaaacatagatggAATAAATGGATGCAGTAAAGTCAGAACTGGTACTCAGAATGAAGCAGCATTACTTGCTTTGATGGAAAAGACTGGTTACAACATGGTtcaagaaaatgggcaaaggaaattTGGTGGTCCTCCTCCAG gtTGGGAAGGTCCACCTCCACCTAGAGGCTGTGAAGTTTTTGTAGGAAAAATACCTCGTGATATGTATGAAGATGAGTTAGTTCCTGTATTTGAAAGAGCTGGAAAGATATATGAATTTCGACTTATGATGGAATTTAGTGGTGAAAATCGCGGTTATGCTTTTGTGATGTACACTACAAAAGAAGAAGCCCAATTAGCCATCAGAATTCTTAATAATTATGAGATTCGACCAGGGAAGTTTATTGGTGTGTGTGTAAGTTTGGATAATTGCAGGCTATTTATTGGAGCTATTcctaaggaaaagaagaaagaagaaattttggatgaaatgaagaaagttaCAGAAGGAGTTGTAGATGTCATTGTTTATCCAAGTGCAACTGATAAGACCAAAAATCGTGGTTTTGCATTTGTTGAATATGAATCTCACAGAGCTGCTGCTATGGCTAGGAGAAAACTAATTCCAG GTACATTCCAACTATGGGGCCATACCATTCAGGTAGATTGGGCTGACCCAGAGAAAGAGGTTGACGAGGAAACAATGCAGAGAGTTAAAGTTCTCTATGTAAGAAATTTAATGATCTCAACTACAGAGGAAACAATTAAAGCAGAATTCAACAAATTCAAACCTGGTGCAGTTGAACGAGTAAAGAAACTTAGAGATTAtgcttttgttcactttttcaaCCGAGAAGATGCAGTGGCTGCTATGTCTGTTATGAATGGAAAATGCATTGATGGAGCAAGTATTGAGGTAACACTGGCAAAACCAGTAAATAAAGAAAGCACTTGGAGACAGCACCTTAATGGCCAGATTAGCCCTAATTCTGAAAACCTGATTGTGTTTGCTAACAAAGAAGAGAGCCACCCAAAAACTCTAGGCAAGCCACCAACTCTTCCAGCTCGTCTCAATGGTCAGCATAGCCCAAGTCCTCCTGAAATTGAAAGATGCACTTATCCATTTTTTCCTGGAACAAAGCTTACTCCAATtagtatgtattctttaaaatcCAATCATTTCAATTCTGCAGTAATGCATTTGGATTATTACTGCAACAAAAATAACTGGGCACCAccagaatattatttatattcaacAACAAGTCAAGATGGGAAAGTACTCTTGGTATATAAAATTGTTATTCCTGCTATTGCAAATGGATCCCAGAGTTATTTTATGCCTGACAAACTCTGTACTACCTTAGAAGATGCAAAGGAACTGGCAGCCCAGTTTACGCTACTTCATTTGG
- the RBM46 gene encoding probable RNA-binding protein 46 isoform X3: protein MNEENIDGINGCSKVRTGTQNEAALLALMEKTGYNMVQENGQRKFGGPPPGWEGPPPPRGCEVFVGKIPRDMYEDELVPVFERAGKIYEFRLMMEFSGENRGYAFVMYTTKEEAQLAIRILNNYEIRPGKFIGVCVSLDNCRLFIGAIPKEKKKEEILDEMKKVTEGVVDVIVYPSATDKTKNRGFAFVEYESHRAAAMARRKLIPGTFQLWGHTIQVDWADPEKEVDEETMQRVKVLYVRNLMISTTEETIKAEFNKFKPGAVERVKKLRDYAFVHFFNREDAVAAMSVMNGKCIDGASIEVTLAKPVNKESTWRQHLNGQISPNSENLIVFANKEESHPKTLGKPPTLPARLNGQHSPSPPEIERCTYPFFPGTKLTPISMYSLKSNHFNSAVMHLDYYCNKNNWAPPEYYLYSTTSQDGKVLLVYKIVIPAIANGSQSYFMPDKLCTTLEDAKELAAQFTLLHLGKDETITSTKLRKKRKRFLP from the exons atgaatgaagaaaacatagatggAATAAATGGATGCAGTAAAGTCAGAACTGGTACTCAGAATGAAGCAGCATTACTTGCTTTGATGGAAAAGACTGGTTACAACATGGTtcaagaaaatgggcaaaggaaattTGGTGGTCCTCCTCCAG gtTGGGAAGGTCCACCTCCACCTAGAGGCTGTGAAGTTTTTGTAGGAAAAATACCTCGTGATATGTATGAAGATGAGTTAGTTCCTGTATTTGAAAGAGCTGGAAAGATATATGAATTTCGACTTATGATGGAATTTAGTGGTGAAAATCGCGGTTATGCTTTTGTGATGTACACTACAAAAGAAGAAGCCCAATTAGCCATCAGAATTCTTAATAATTATGAGATTCGACCAGGGAAGTTTATTGGTGTGTGTGTAAGTTTGGATAATTGCAGGCTATTTATTGGAGCTATTcctaaggaaaagaagaaagaagaaattttggatgaaatgaagaaagttaCAGAAGGAGTTGTAGATGTCATTGTTTATCCAAGTGCAACTGATAAGACCAAAAATCGTGGTTTTGCATTTGTTGAATATGAATCTCACAGAGCTGCTGCTATGGCTAGGAGAAAACTAATTCCAG GTACATTCCAACTATGGGGCCATACCATTCAGGTAGATTGGGCTGACCCAGAGAAAGAGGTTGACGAGGAAACAATGCAGAGAGTTAAAGTTCTCTATGTAAGAAATTTAATGATCTCAACTACAGAGGAAACAATTAAAGCAGAATTCAACAAATTCAAACCTGGTGCAGTTGAACGAGTAAAGAAACTTAGAGATTAtgcttttgttcactttttcaaCCGAGAAGATGCAGTGGCTGCTATGTCTGTTATGAATGGAAAATGCATTGATGGAGCAAGTATTGAGGTAACACTGGCAAAACCAGTAAATAAAGAAAGCACTTGGAGACAGCACCTTAATGGCCAGATTAGCCCTAATTCTGAAAACCTGATTGTGTTTGCTAACAAAGAAGAGAGCCACCCAAAAACTCTAGGCAAGCCACCAACTCTTCCAGCTCGTCTCAATGGTCAGCATAGCCCAAGTCCTCCTGAAATTGAAAGATGCACTTATCCATTTTTTCCTGGAACAAAGCTTACTCCAATtagtatgtattctttaaaatcCAATCATTTCAATTCTGCAGTAATGCATTTGGATTATTACTGCAACAAAAATAACTGGGCACCAccagaatattatttatattcaacAACAAGTCAAGATGGGAAAGTACTCTTGGTATATAAAATTGTTATTCCTGCTATTGCAAATGGATCCCAGAGTTATTTTATGCCTGACAAACTCTGTACTACCTTAGAAGATGCAAAGGAACTGGCAGCCCAGTTTACGCTACTTCATTTGG